In Streptomyces sp. NBC_00704, a genomic segment contains:
- a CDS encoding NADP-dependent oxidoreductase encodes MKAILFDRFGGTEVLHEADIEIPQPGPGQVRVRVEAAGLNALDGKIRSGAMQAAFPTPLPSVPGAELTGVVDALGEGVRDVQVGDEVLGWSDTGSYAEYALATTVAPKPAGLDWRHAVALPVAGETAERVLNLLGVAAGETVLMHGAAGAVGTLAVQLATARGARVIATAGPANQDYLTSLGATATVYGEGLVERVRALAPDGVDAVFDLAGKGALEDSIALRGGTERIVTIADFRAHQLGVTFSSGGQERSATRLTALAQDAATGKLVTTVTAYPLGQAATAQQVSDAGHVRGKLVLTLD; translated from the coding sequence ATGAAAGCCATCCTGTTCGACCGCTTCGGCGGCACGGAAGTGCTGCACGAGGCGGACATCGAGATCCCGCAGCCCGGCCCCGGGCAGGTCCGCGTCCGCGTCGAGGCGGCCGGGCTGAACGCGCTGGACGGCAAGATCCGCTCCGGGGCGATGCAGGCCGCGTTCCCCACACCGCTGCCCTCCGTACCCGGTGCCGAGCTCACCGGCGTGGTGGACGCCCTGGGTGAGGGCGTGCGGGACGTGCAGGTGGGCGATGAGGTGCTGGGCTGGTCGGACACCGGCTCGTACGCCGAGTACGCGCTGGCCACCACCGTGGCCCCCAAGCCCGCCGGCCTCGACTGGCGGCATGCGGTCGCGCTGCCGGTGGCGGGCGAGACGGCCGAGCGGGTCCTGAACCTGCTGGGCGTCGCCGCAGGGGAGACGGTGCTGATGCACGGCGCGGCCGGAGCGGTCGGAACCCTGGCGGTCCAGCTCGCCACGGCCCGTGGAGCGCGCGTCATCGCCACCGCCGGCCCCGCCAACCAGGACTACCTCACCTCGCTCGGCGCCACCGCGACCGTCTACGGCGAGGGCCTGGTCGAGCGGGTCCGGGCACTCGCCCCCGACGGCGTGGACGCGGTGTTCGACCTGGCCGGAAAGGGAGCCCTGGAGGACTCCATCGCCCTGCGCGGCGGCACCGAGCGCATCGTCACCATCGCCGACTTCCGCGCGCACCAGCTCGGCGTCACCTTCTCCAGCGGTGGCCAGGAACGCTCGGCCACCCGCCTGACCGCCCTGGCGCAGGATGCCGCGACCGGCAAGCTCGTCACCACCGTCACCGCCTACCCGCTCGGCCAGGCCGCCACGGCCCAGCAGGTCAGCGACGCCGGGCACGTCCGGGGCAAGCTCGTCCTCACCCTCGACTGA
- a CDS encoding alkene reductase, which produces MLNALWTPTTVGALSLPHRLVMAPMTRDRSTPEGVPTELNAEYYAQRASHALIITEGTQPNADGQGYLLTPGIHNDEQIAGWRKVTDAVHAADGRIVIQLMHTGRIAHPDNTPHGRQPVAPSAIRPQGQMFTASGPQEMPTPRALSTQEVGATVDDFRRAAAAAVAAGADGAEIHGANGYLVHQFLSDSTNQRTDHYGGSLEGRVRFAVEVAAAVADEIGAERTGLRISPGNPYNDMAESDTAELYPALLRALSPLGLAYLHVMHAGDEELLGTLRELWPTTLILNRAGTDLPTRAKDVDHGTADLVSVGALALANPDLVERLRSDAPLNTPDPATFYGGGVAGYTDYPTYSV; this is translated from the coding sequence ATGCTGAACGCCCTGTGGACGCCGACCACCGTCGGTGCCCTCTCCCTGCCGCACCGCCTGGTCATGGCCCCCATGACCCGTGACCGCTCCACACCCGAAGGAGTACCGACCGAGCTGAACGCCGAGTACTACGCCCAGCGGGCCTCGCACGCGCTCATCATCACCGAGGGAACCCAGCCGAACGCCGACGGCCAGGGCTACCTCCTGACCCCCGGCATCCACAATGACGAGCAGATCGCCGGGTGGCGCAAGGTCACCGACGCCGTGCACGCGGCCGACGGCCGGATCGTCATCCAGCTGATGCACACCGGACGCATCGCCCACCCCGACAACACCCCCCACGGGCGCCAGCCGGTCGCCCCCTCGGCGATCCGGCCGCAGGGCCAGATGTTCACCGCGTCCGGGCCCCAGGAGATGCCGACACCCCGGGCTCTGTCGACGCAGGAGGTCGGGGCGACCGTCGACGACTTCCGCCGCGCCGCGGCGGCTGCCGTCGCGGCAGGCGCCGACGGCGCGGAGATCCACGGCGCCAACGGCTACCTGGTGCACCAGTTCCTGTCCGACAGCACCAACCAACGCACCGACCACTACGGCGGTTCCCTCGAGGGCCGCGTCCGCTTCGCCGTCGAGGTGGCCGCCGCCGTGGCCGACGAGATCGGCGCCGAGCGCACCGGCCTGCGCATCTCCCCCGGCAATCCGTACAACGACATGGCCGAGTCCGACACCGCCGAGCTGTATCCGGCGCTCCTGCGCGCCCTCAGCCCGCTCGGCCTCGCCTATCTCCACGTGATGCACGCGGGCGACGAGGAGCTGCTGGGCACCCTGCGTGAGCTGTGGCCGACCACGCTGATCCTCAACCGGGCCGGCACCGACCTGCCCACCCGCGCCAAGGACGTCGACCACGGCACGGCCGACCTCGTCTCCGTCGGCGCCCTCGCGCTCGCCAACCCGGACCTGGTCGAGCGGCTACGCTCTGACGCGCCGCTGAACACCCCCGACCCGGCGACCTTCTACGGCGGCGGAGTGGCCGGCTACACCGACTACCCCACCTACTCCGTCTGA
- a CDS encoding MarR family winged helix-turn-helix transcriptional regulator: MPAPTPRTPTTASEGPMSYAIFQLARAHRARAAAMLREMDLHPGQELLLMQLLDRDGQTQSELLESVGLDHSTVSKSLRRMQDAGLLVREPAEHDRRVMVVHLTDKGRALREPLAAMWRALEEISALNLSAQQAQSFVRTAYAIADAINGRALPQEESE, encoded by the coding sequence ATGCCCGCCCCCACACCCCGCACCCCCACCACGGCCAGCGAGGGGCCGATGAGCTACGCGATCTTCCAGCTCGCCCGCGCTCACCGCGCCCGCGCCGCCGCCATGCTCCGCGAGATGGACCTGCACCCCGGACAGGAACTGCTGCTGATGCAACTGCTGGACCGGGACGGCCAGACCCAGTCCGAGCTGCTCGAAAGCGTCGGCCTGGACCACTCCACCGTCTCCAAGTCCCTGCGCCGCATGCAGGACGCCGGCCTGCTCGTCCGCGAGCCGGCCGAACACGACCGGCGCGTCATGGTCGTCCACCTCACCGACAAGGGCCGTGCCCTGCGAGAGCCCCTGGCAGCCATGTGGCGGGCCCTGGAGGAGATCTCCGCGCTGAACCTGTCGGCGCAGCAGGCGCAATCCTTCGTCCGCACCGCCTACGCCATCGCCGACGCGATCAACGGCCGCGCTCTTCCGCAAGAAGAGTCCGAGTAA